Genomic DNA from Turicibacter faecis:
CCGAACTACGAATAGCGCTGTCGATCGCAATTTCGTTCTCTAACATCTCAACAACCCCTGGATTCGTTGAGCTTTCTACTAATCCTTCAATAGCTGCACTCATTGTTTGCGGACCATAAGGAATTAATTTTAAAATGTATTCTAAATTTGTCGCCATTTTTTCAGTGAAGACTTTCGTTACTAGTTCCCTTTCACTCATCGTCACAACAACCCCAGGATCCGTCACAGAAAATTCAATACGGACCATTTCTTCGAATGCTTGAACTTTTTCTTTTAACTGATTAACCTGATTAGCAGGGAGTGTATAGGTTAATTGTGCACGTTTTGAAATAGCATTCATCTTTTCTCCACCGAATAGTTGTGAAATATATCCCCCTAATCCGTGAAGTTCTGTTAGTAAACGTCCCATTAATTTATTTGCATTTGCACGCCCTTTATTGATTTCAATTCCAGAGTGTCCACCTTTTAACCCGCTAATCACAAGGTCATAAGTTACCATTCCATCTCCTTCAACAGACGTCCATTCAATTGGTAATTTTAATGAATTTCGCACCCCTCCGGCACATGAAGTCAAGGCAAATCCTTCTTCTTCTGAATCAATGTTAATTAAAATATCTCCTGGTACGTTTGCTGGATCAAGTGCCATGACTCCATCCATTCCTGTTTCTTCTTCTGTTGTCACTAAAACAGTTAACGCTGGGTGCTCAAGCGTATCGTCTGCTAAAATAGCAAGTGACATAGCTACCGCAATCCCATTGTCCGCACCAAGTGTCGTTCCCTTTGCACGTAACCAATCACCATCAACATAAATTGGTAAAGCATCTGTTTCGAAGTTAAAATCCAACTCATCTTCTTTCACACATACCATGTCCATGTGTCCTTGTAAAATCACTCGTGGCGCTGATTCGTACCCTTTTGTTGCTGGCTTTTTAATGATAACGTTTTTACAAGGTTCTTGGATATATTCTAATTGATGAGTTTTAGCAAAATTCACT
This window encodes:
- a CDS encoding aminoacyl-histidine dipeptidase; this encodes MAEILGNLNPKQVFHYFEEMTKIPHESGNEAAISDYLVNFAKTHQLEYIQEPCKNVIIKKPATKGYESAPRVILQGHMDMVCVKEDELDFNFETDALPIYVDGDWLRAKGTTLGADNGIAVAMSLAILADDTLEHPALTVLVTTEEETGMDGVMALDPANVPGDILINIDSEEEGFALTSCAGGVRNSLKLPIEWTSVEGDGMVTYDLVISGLKGGHSGIEINKGRANANKLMGRLLTELHGLGGYISQLFGGEKMNAISKRAQLTYTLPANQVNQLKEKVQAFEEMVRIEFSVTDPGVVVTMSERELVTKVFTEKMATNLEYILKLIPYGPQTMSAAIEGLVESSTNPGVVEMLENEIAIDSAIRSSVSSLKAEINQRIQAIAQLTGASVELIADYPEWQFAPESKVREVMKEVYQQMYGKELQISAIHAGLECGFLSQKLGNVDMISIGPDITGAHTPKESLSISSTERVYQFLCEVLKSIK